In one window of Euwallacea fornicatus isolate EFF26 chromosome 19, ASM4011564v1, whole genome shotgun sequence DNA:
- the LOC136345310 gene encoding peroxidase-like, with protein sequence MDFQSLKFTMPLFGILLWVLSIHGGIFSDASINGLLLPFHDGVHDNSISMTTPNSEMMDILNHITIEDLNSTVNFAVNVVGYMKRLENNLLWSNIKVADDTPSHGMLISFGPEVEALDRGKDALIALRASNQLLNIYCHRLSKASSHPLTYQDCAMLMSKFTFHRTPLSDACNLIESSCDQAQYNSPYRTINGSCNNVAMGHRGESFTGYSRLLYADYSDGVHEPRRAVSKKPLPNPRQVVSSLIKTGNRPSRKSTLALMQWSQFLEHDLCRSATAVAIHTDIPIECCGRDGVSLTPRYVHPFCSPIYVADDKKYAEEGVTCLSFVRSIPAIRSDCSFGASDQVNQATHYLDGSQIYGSTLRKSEQLRSFAAGKLRTSSYEHREYLPLSQDPTHDCQLFSKNSTCFESGDARVNFQPQLALIHTLWFREHNRIANELGTLNPHWGDERLFQESRKIVIAEMQKITYTEWLPAALGKFVAERVLSSSSYNKNVDPSVSNAFATAVMRSIKSLSDGMPKLYDESRTANESIFMRNYFHNPGLLRQDGVLDALARGLSTQSCQRLDVYFADDLINQLYTNGKYGFDVLSFDLQRGRDHGLPSYANYRTYCGLNEAHEFNDFNDVIRDQDILALQRVYGSPQDVDLIIGGLLEKPKGDSLFGPTFSCIIADQMIRTRQGDRYFYDNKNQPEPFSTLQLAEIENVSLSRIICDNTDNVKRMQKKAFEKINANNPLLDCTSTIIPKLSLDHWRELKYSSNAVV encoded by the exons ATGGACTTCCAGAGCTTGAAATTTACCATGCCGCTTTTCGGTATATTACTTTGGGTACTTTCCATCCATGGGGGCATATTTTCGGATGCTTCAATCAATGGCTTACTTCTGCCCTTTCATG ATGGCGTTCATGACAATTCCATATCCATGACAACCCCGAACTCTGAAATGATGGATATTTTGAATCACATCACGATAGAGGACCTCAATTCAACCGTTAATTTTGCAGTCAATGTCGTCGGATATATGAAGAGACTGGAAAACAATTTACTGTGGTCCAACATTAAG GTGGCCGATGATACTCCTTCCCATGGTATGTTGATTTCCTTCGGTCCTGAAGTAGAAGCTTTGGATAGAGGAAAAGATGCTTTGATCGCGCTTAGGGCATCAAATCAACTGTTGAATATCTATTGCCATAG GTTATCCAAAGCTAGTTCACACCCATTGACTTACCAAGACTGCGCCATGTTGATGTCGAAATTCACCTTTCACCGCACACCTCTGAGTGACGCATGCAACTTGATAGAATCTTCCTGCGACCAAGCACAATACAATTCGCCTTACAGGACTATTAATGGCAGTTGCAACAATGTCGCCATGGGACATAGAGGAGAATCGTTTACTGG ATATTCCCGTCTGCTTTATGCAGATTATTCTGACGGAGTCCACGAGCCACGCAGAGCGGTTTCGAAAAAACCGTTACCAAATCCTCGACAAGTAGTCAGTTCTCTGATAAAAACCGGTAACAGGCCTTCGAGAAAGTCTACTCTAGCTTTAATGCAATGGTCGCAGTTCCTGGAGCATGATCTATGTCGATCCGCTACTGCTGTTGCTA TTCATACCGACATCCCGATTGAATGTTGCGGCAGGGACGGGGTTAGTCTCACTCCCCGCTATGTGCACCCCTTTTGCTCCCCAATTTATGTCGCCGACGACAAGAAATACGCAGAAGAGGGTGTTACGTGTCTCAGTTTTGTCCGGTCCATCCCAGCAATTCGATCCGATTGCAGTTTCGGTGCTTCAGACCAA GTGAACCAAGCCACTCACTACCTGGATGGATCGCAAATCTACGGTTCGACATTAAGAAAGTCGGAGCAGTTGCGCTCTTTTGCCGCCGGAAAGCTTCGCACCTCCTCTTATGAGCACCGGGAATACTTGCCCTTATCTCAAGACCCCACTCATGACTGTCAGCTCTTCTCTAAAAATTCTACTTGCTTTGAAAGCGGAGACGCTCGGGTTAACTTTCAGCCTCAG ctGGCCTTGATTCATACTCTATGGTTCCGGGAGCATAACAGAATCGCCAATGAATTGGGGACTCTAAATCCACATTGGGGAGATGAAAGGCTCTTCCAGGAATCGAGAAAGATTGTGATTGCGGAAATGCAGAAAATTACTTACACCGAGTGGTTACCTGCAGCCTTAG GCAAATTTGTTGCGGAACGTGTTCTCTCCTCCTCATCATACAACAAAAATGTAGATCCTTCTGTATCAAACGCCTTTGCCACGGCCGTAATGCGCAGCATCAAATCATTATCAGACggtatgccgaagttatacgATGAAAGTCGAACCGCGAACGAATCAATTTTCATGCGCAATTACTTCCACAATCCCGGCTTACTGCGTCAAGACGGCGTCTTGGATGCTTTGGCAAGAGGATTGAGCACCCAATCCTGTCAACGACTGGACGTGTATTTTGCTGATGAT CTCATCAATCAGCTCTACACCAACGGCAAATACGGTTTCGATGTACTCAGCTTCGATTTGCAGCGCGGCAGGGATCACGGACTGCCCAGCTATGCCAATTATAGAACGTATTGTGGCTTAAATGAGGCCCACGAGTTTAACGATTTTAATGATGTTATAAGGGACCAG gATATTTTGGCCTTGCAACGTGTTTATGGCAGTCCACAAGATGTCGATCTAATTATTGGGGGTTTGCTTGAAAAGCCCAAAGGGGACTCACTGTTTGGACCTACCTTCTCCTGCATTATAGCCGATCAGATGATAAGGACACGACAAG gtgATCGATATTTCTACGACAACAAAAACCAGCCGGAACCGTTCTCTACGCTCCAGTTAGCCGAGATCGAAAATGTCTCCTTATCCCGGATTATCTGTGATAACACCGATAACGTGAAGCGCATGCAGAAAAAGGCGTTTGAGAAAATTAACGCAAATAATCCACTATTAGATTGCACTTCGACTATCATTCCAAAGCTCTCTTTAGACCACTGGCGGGAGCTTAAATACTCTAGCAATGCCGTCGTCTAA